A stretch of DNA from Cannabis sativa cultivar Pink pepper isolate KNU-18-1 chromosome X, ASM2916894v1, whole genome shotgun sequence:
GTGAAGAAAAAGTACTGCCGAAGACCACACACGATGATGAATCTTCAGCTGCTAAGGTTCTACAATATTTACTGACAAGCCTttcttttttctaatacaaaattaatcacaTTATTCATCTTTCTTGAGCTTAATTGCATGCAGGTGGGGAATTCAGAAAGTTCAGGGATAAAACAACGTTTGGTTAAACTGTTTAAAGAGTTAAATCTCAAGGCATTGTTGGCCCCTTCAACTATTGGAGCGGTTAGGCAACAAAATTATGTTCTGTATATTTTTGATCATTTATTTATGGACTCTCTCAACTCTTAACACACTTATTTTCTGTTATGTAGATTATTGGATACATAATTGGAGTGGTTCCTCTATTCAGAAAATCTTTGATAGGAAGTGGTGCTCCACTTAGAGTGATCCAGGACACTGCTGTATTGTTCGGGTACAACCTATGTTTTTCCCAAAATCTCTACATCTTATTAACCATCTAAACTGTTCTCCAAAACTCTACAGGGATGGAGCCATACCAGTCCTCACCCGTATAATTCTAGGAAATCTTCTTAGAGCCTAACAAAAAGCATACTACATTTAAGATGACTAAACTACTAAGACTTCAGATTAgctttgttgttgttgtctttTTAAGGTCTAAGAGAACAGAGAATCCAGAAATCTCTAGTTGTTTGGAGTCGGAGAGAAAGAATGCTCTGTTCTGTTATCTTGTTTTGGACTTATGCCTTAGCATCAATTTCACTTACTATTTGGTGCACATATTTCATGTGACCTTGTGACATGATGGAAATGAGTCACACGACTTAAGGGAATTAAAATTTGCATAATACTTTGTCTTCTTACTACACACAACTTTATCAAGTTGTTACATACCTACCCAGTACAGTTGCACCAACTAATACTATTACGTAACTAGAAATATAACAATGCTTGAGAACAGCAACCCCTGTCTCCAACTCAATCTCACTCCTGTGGTTTTGTTTAGTTATTAAAGAGCATCCTTGTTGAGACCATCAAAGAAAGGGTGGTCCATAGCTTTCTTTGCTGAGATACGCTTTGAGGGATCATACTGCAACATTTGCTGCAAAAGTTGGATAATATTTTTAATCAAATTTGAGCAACTTGTCATTATGGTATTAACAATGTCTTTATATTGTGAATAATGTGATCTCATTACATAACTTACACTCAACAGATCCAATCCATCGTTGTCCAAGTTAGGAACAGCCTTGGTCAAACTTTGAGCGCTCCACTGGGGATATTCATGCCAGTTCATTAGCTTGCTTACTCCTGGCCACATTTCCTCGTTCGGAGTTCCTAATAACCTGTatgaaaatcaaataaaaagacAAGCAAGTAAAAAATAAACGACAAGGTATAAATAATAACATCAAACTATTACATAAAGCCAATACTCAAGGGAGAGTACAACGAACTTGAATATGTGTAGGAGTTGCTGAAGCTCTGAATCACCTGGGAAGAGTGCTTGTGTGGTGACTAGCTCAGCTATAAGGTAATAAAAGGAGAGATGAGTTTAAAGACATAAAATGTGGaggaaaaaaaatgagagaaggGAACAGAAGAGCTAATCCTAACCAAATATGCAACCAATAGACCACATATCCACTCCAGTTGAGTAATGAGTGGCCCCCAGAAGGACTTCAGGAGCTCTGTACCAGAGAGTCAATATCTGCAACAACAATCCAAAAGTCTTTTATCATCAAGGACATAATTAATGAGTAGAAATAgtgaataataataacaatataccTCGTGAGTATACTTCTTAAGTGGAACAGTGAAGGCTCGAGCTAACCCAAGATCTGCAATTTTAAGCATCAGTGTCTTCGGATCCATGAGGATATTGTGTGGCTTAAGATCCCTGCAAAGACAAATGTGAGTACACTCAAAGTTCTGAAAAGAGAATAATGAAAGATATGAAGAAAGAGATGGATTTTGACCTGTGTAAGATCCCGTGACCATGGCAGTAGGCTACACCTTTGCAAAGCTGGAACATCAGAGTCTGCAAAAGCACAAGTTCATTTCTACTGAATGAAACCACACAATACATCAAAACAATAGGGAAATAATTATTACTTTGACGGTATCGAGAGGGACTTTCTCCGGAGTTTGACGAAATGAACGAATGAATTTCTTCAGATCAGTCTCCAGATACTCAAACACCAAATACAGAACTGTTTTCCCTTCCTTATTAAACCCTTGTTTCACATCCAGTAACCTAAATTCAATTCAAACAACTGAAAATCAAAAACCTTATTTcttaaaagaagaaaagaaaaaaagaa
This window harbors:
- the LOC115713754 gene encoding cyclin-dependent kinase B2-1 translates to MESPEATPTLSAMEAFEKLEKVGEGTYGKVYRAREKDTGKIVALKKTRLHEDEEGVPPTTLREISILRMLSRDTHVVRLLDVKQGFNKEGKTVLYLVFEYLETDLKKFIRSFRQTPEKVPLDTVKTLMFQLCKGVAYCHGHGILHRDLKPHNILMDPKTLMLKIADLGLARAFTVPLKKYTHEILTLWYRAPEVLLGATHYSTGVDMWSIGCIFAELVTTQALFPGDSELQQLLHIFKLLGTPNEEMWPGVSKLMNWHEYPQWSAQSLTKAVPNLDNDGLDLLSQMLQYDPSKRISAKKAMDHPFFDGLNKDAL